A genomic window from Triticum urartu cultivar G1812 chromosome 7, Tu2.1, whole genome shotgun sequence includes:
- the LOC125520515 gene encoding protein PYRICULARIA ORYZAE RESISTANCE 21-like has product MPTIIIKVDLDCGRCHAKIRKVLERIREKGEFIIDDIKYDEKKNHVIVSGPFDADKLGDKLCCKACNIIKEIETVEPPKKQDPKPPPATDKVKPPGPGKDETVKVKQQPPPKIVEVPVPYPCPYPYPFPAGPSGCCCHQGHGGCQCWQNPPPPSYPCGGYMMVCEEDPSGACTVM; this is encoded by the exons ATGCCGACCATCATCATCAAGGTAGACCTCGACTGCGGCCGCTGCCACGCCAAGATCAGGAAGGTGCTCGAGAGGATCAGAG AGAAGGGCGAGttcatcatcgacgacatcaAGTACGACGAGAAGAAGAACCACGTGATCGTGTCGGGCCCCTTCGACGCCGACAAGCTGGGCGACAAGCTCTGCTGCAAGGCCTGCAACATCATCAAGGAGATCGAGACCGTCGAGCCGCCCAAGAAACAGGATCCCAAGCCTCCGCCGGCGACGGACAAGGTGAAGCCCCCGGGCCCGGGTAAGGATGAGACGGTCAAGGTGAAGCAACAGCCGCCGCCCAAGATTGTGGAGGTGCCGGTGCCGTACCCGTGCCCCTACCCCTACCCGTTCCCGGCGGGGCCGTCCGGCTGCTGCTGCCACCAGGGACACGGCGGTTGCCAGTGCTGGCAGAACCCTCCGCCGCCGTCGTATCCGTGCGGCGGCTACATGATGGTCTGCGAGGAGGACCCGTCCGGCGCCTGCACCGTCATGTGA